A portion of the Meriones unguiculatus strain TT.TT164.6M chromosome 11, Bangor_MerUng_6.1, whole genome shotgun sequence genome contains these proteins:
- the Dvl2 gene encoding segment polarity protein dishevelled homolog DVL-2 isoform X2 translates to MAGSGAGGGGVGETKVIYHLDEEETPYLVKIPVPAERITLGDFKSVLQRPAGAKYFFKSMDQDFGVVKEEISDDSARLPCFNGRVVSWLVSSENPQPEAAPPAHEVPAPPPLPPLPPERTSGIGDSRPPSFHPNVSSSHENLEPETETESVVSVRRERPRRRDSTAGHRPGGPSRLERHLAGYESSSTLLTSELESTSLGDSDEDDTMSRFSSSTEQSSASRLLKRHRRRRKQRPPRMERTSSFSSVTDSTMSLNIITVTLNMEKYNFLGISIVGQSNERGDGGIYIGSIMKGGAVAADGRIEPGDMLLQVNDMNFENMSNDDAVRVLRDIVHKPGPIVLTVAKCWDPSPQAYFTLPRNEPIQPIDPAAWVSHSAALTGTFPAYPGSSSMSTITSGSSLPDGCEGRGLSVHMDMASVTKAMAAPESGLEVRDRMWLKITIPNAFLGSDVVDWLYHHVEGFPERREARKYASGLLKAGLIRHTVNKITFSEQCYYVFGDLSGGCESYLVNLSLNDNDGSSGASDQDTLAPLPGATPWPLLPTFSYQYPASHPYSPQPPPYHELSSYTYGGGSASSQHSEGSRSSGSTRSDGGAGRTGRPEERAPESKSGSGSESELSSRGGSLRRGGDSGGAGDGAPPPSRGSAGGAPNLRTLPGLHPYAPPPGMALPYNPMMVVMMPPPPPPVSTAVQPPGAPPVRDLGSVPPELTASRQSFHMAMGNPSEFFVDVM, encoded by the exons ATGGCGGGCAGCGGCGCGGGGGGCGGCGGTGTGGGCGAGACGAAGGTGATCTACCATCTGGACGAGGAGGAGACTCCCTACCTGGTGAAGATCCCCGTCCCGGCCGAGCGCATCACGCTGGGCGACTTCAAGAGCGTCCTGCAGCGGCCCGCGGGCGCCAAGTACTTTTTCAAGTCCATGGATCAGGATTTTGG GGTGGTGAAGGAAGAGATCTCAGACGACAGTGCCCGCCTGCCGTGCTTCAATGGAAGGGTTGTCTCTTGG CTAGTGTCGTCAGAGAACCCCCAGCCCGAGGCGGCTCCCCCGGCCCATGAGGTCCCCGCACCTCCGCCATTACCCCCTCTGCCACCAGAAAGGACCAGTGGCATTGGGGACTCAAGGCCACCATCCTTCCA CCCTAATGTGTCCAGTAGCCATGAAAATCTAGAGCCTGAGACAGAAACCGAGTCTGTTGTGTCCGTCAGACGGGAACGCCCTCGAAGGAGAGACAGCA CTGCTGGCCATAGGCCTGGTGGCCCCTCGAGGCTAGAGCGCCACCTGGCTGGCTATGAGAGCTCCTCCACCCTCCTGACCAGCGAGCTGGAGAGCACCAGCCTAGGAGACTCAGATGAGGATGACACCATGAGCAG GTTCAGCAGCTCCACGGAGCAGAGCAGTGCTTCCCGCCTCCTCAAGCGCCACCGGAGGCGAAGGAAGCAGCGGCCACCACGGATGGAGAGG ACCTCCTCCTTCAGCAGCGTCACCGACTCCACCATGTCCCTCAACATCATCACAGTCACGCTCAACATGG AGAAATACAACTTCCTGGGCATCTCCATCGTGGGCCAGAGCAATGAGCGGGGTGATGGCGGCATCTACATCGGCTCCATCATGAAGGGCGGCGCTGTGGCTGCCGACGGCCGCATCGAGCCTGGAGACATGCTTCTGCAG GTGAATGACATGAACTTTGAGAACATGAGCAACGACGATGCTGTGCGGGTGCTGAGAGACATCGTTCACAAGCCCGG CCCCATCGTGCTGACCGTGGCCAAGTGTTGGGACCCCTCTCCCCAGGCCTACTTCACCCTGCCCCGAA ATGAACCCATCCAGCCGATTGACCCCGCAGCCTGGGTGTCACACTCCGCCGCGCTGACTGGCACCTTCCCGGCCTACCCAGGCTCTTCTTCTATGAGCACGATCACGTCCGGCTCCTCCCTGCCTGACG GTTGTGAAGGCCGGGGCCTCTCTGTTCACATGGACATGGCCTCTGTCACCAAGGCCATGGCCGCGCCAGAGTCTGGGCTAGAAGTCCGGGACCGCATGTGGCTCAAGATCACCATCCCAAATGCCTTTCTAG GCTCAGACGTGGTCGACTGGCTGTACCATCACGTGGAAGGGTTTCCCGAGCGCCGGGAGGCCCGGAAGTATGCCAGCGGGCTGCTGAAGGCGGGGCTCATTCGCCACACGGTCAACAAGATCACCTTCTCTGAGCAGTGCTACTATGTCTTCGGGGACCTGAGTGGCGGCTGTGAGAGCT ACCTAGTCAACTTGTCTCTGAATGACAATGATGGTTCCAGTGGGGCCTCAGACCAGGATACCCTGGCTCCTCTTCCTGGAGCGACCCCCTGGCCCCTGCTGCCTACCTTCTCCTACCAGTACCCAGCCTCCCACCCCTACAGTCCGCAGCCCCCGCCCTACCATGAGCTGTCCTCTTATACCTATGGTGGcggcagtgccagcagccagcacAGTGAAG GGAGCCGGAGCAGTGGGTCAACGAGAAGTGATGGGGGCGCAGGGCGCACAGGGCGGCCTGAGGAAAGGGCCCCTGAGTCCAAGTCTGGCAGTGGCAGTGAGTCGGAGCTCTCCAGCCGGGGAGGCAGCCTTCGTCGGGGCGGGGACTCGGGTGGGGCTGGTGATGGGGCCCCCCCTCCCTCCAGGGGCTCAGCAGGGGGTGCTCCGAATCTCCGCACACTCCCGGGGCTCCACCCCTACGCACCACCCCCTGGCATGGCCCTCCCCTACAATCCCATGATGGTGGTCATGatgcccccgcccccacccccggtCTCCACTGCAGTGCAGCCCCCTGGTGCCCCTCCGGTCAGAGACCTGGGCTCTGTGCCCCCGGAGCTGACGGCCAGCCGCCAGAGCTTCCACATGGCCATGGGCAACCCCAGTGAGTTCTTCGTAGACGTTATGTAG
- the Dvl2 gene encoding segment polarity protein dishevelled homolog DVL-2 isoform X1, protein MAGSGAGGGGVGETKVIYHLDEEETPYLVKIPVPAERITLGDFKSVLQRPAGAKYFFKSMDQDFGVVKEEISDDSARLPCFNGRVVSWLVSSENPQPEAAPPAHEVPAPPPLPPLPPERTSGIGDSRPPSFHPNVSSSHENLEPETETESVVSVRRERPRRRDSSEHGAAGHRPGGPSRLERHLAGYESSSTLLTSELESTSLGDSDEDDTMSRFSSSTEQSSASRLLKRHRRRRKQRPPRMERTSSFSSVTDSTMSLNIITVTLNMEKYNFLGISIVGQSNERGDGGIYIGSIMKGGAVAADGRIEPGDMLLQVNDMNFENMSNDDAVRVLRDIVHKPGPIVLTVAKCWDPSPQAYFTLPRNEPIQPIDPAAWVSHSAALTGTFPAYPGSSSMSTITSGSSLPDGCEGRGLSVHMDMASVTKAMAAPESGLEVRDRMWLKITIPNAFLGSDVVDWLYHHVEGFPERREARKYASGLLKAGLIRHTVNKITFSEQCYYVFGDLSGGCESYLVNLSLNDNDGSSGASDQDTLAPLPGATPWPLLPTFSYQYPASHPYSPQPPPYHELSSYTYGGGSASSQHSEGSRSSGSTRSDGGAGRTGRPEERAPESKSGSGSESELSSRGGSLRRGGDSGGAGDGAPPPSRGSAGGAPNLRTLPGLHPYAPPPGMALPYNPMMVVMMPPPPPPVSTAVQPPGAPPVRDLGSVPPELTASRQSFHMAMGNPSEFFVDVM, encoded by the exons ATGGCGGGCAGCGGCGCGGGGGGCGGCGGTGTGGGCGAGACGAAGGTGATCTACCATCTGGACGAGGAGGAGACTCCCTACCTGGTGAAGATCCCCGTCCCGGCCGAGCGCATCACGCTGGGCGACTTCAAGAGCGTCCTGCAGCGGCCCGCGGGCGCCAAGTACTTTTTCAAGTCCATGGATCAGGATTTTGG GGTGGTGAAGGAAGAGATCTCAGACGACAGTGCCCGCCTGCCGTGCTTCAATGGAAGGGTTGTCTCTTGG CTAGTGTCGTCAGAGAACCCCCAGCCCGAGGCGGCTCCCCCGGCCCATGAGGTCCCCGCACCTCCGCCATTACCCCCTCTGCCACCAGAAAGGACCAGTGGCATTGGGGACTCAAGGCCACCATCCTTCCA CCCTAATGTGTCCAGTAGCCATGAAAATCTAGAGCCTGAGACAGAAACCGAGTCTGTTGTGTCCGTCAGACGGGAACGCCCTCGAAGGAGAGACAGCAGTGAGCATGGCG CTGCTGGCCATAGGCCTGGTGGCCCCTCGAGGCTAGAGCGCCACCTGGCTGGCTATGAGAGCTCCTCCACCCTCCTGACCAGCGAGCTGGAGAGCACCAGCCTAGGAGACTCAGATGAGGATGACACCATGAGCAG GTTCAGCAGCTCCACGGAGCAGAGCAGTGCTTCCCGCCTCCTCAAGCGCCACCGGAGGCGAAGGAAGCAGCGGCCACCACGGATGGAGAGG ACCTCCTCCTTCAGCAGCGTCACCGACTCCACCATGTCCCTCAACATCATCACAGTCACGCTCAACATGG AGAAATACAACTTCCTGGGCATCTCCATCGTGGGCCAGAGCAATGAGCGGGGTGATGGCGGCATCTACATCGGCTCCATCATGAAGGGCGGCGCTGTGGCTGCCGACGGCCGCATCGAGCCTGGAGACATGCTTCTGCAG GTGAATGACATGAACTTTGAGAACATGAGCAACGACGATGCTGTGCGGGTGCTGAGAGACATCGTTCACAAGCCCGG CCCCATCGTGCTGACCGTGGCCAAGTGTTGGGACCCCTCTCCCCAGGCCTACTTCACCCTGCCCCGAA ATGAACCCATCCAGCCGATTGACCCCGCAGCCTGGGTGTCACACTCCGCCGCGCTGACTGGCACCTTCCCGGCCTACCCAGGCTCTTCTTCTATGAGCACGATCACGTCCGGCTCCTCCCTGCCTGACG GTTGTGAAGGCCGGGGCCTCTCTGTTCACATGGACATGGCCTCTGTCACCAAGGCCATGGCCGCGCCAGAGTCTGGGCTAGAAGTCCGGGACCGCATGTGGCTCAAGATCACCATCCCAAATGCCTTTCTAG GCTCAGACGTGGTCGACTGGCTGTACCATCACGTGGAAGGGTTTCCCGAGCGCCGGGAGGCCCGGAAGTATGCCAGCGGGCTGCTGAAGGCGGGGCTCATTCGCCACACGGTCAACAAGATCACCTTCTCTGAGCAGTGCTACTATGTCTTCGGGGACCTGAGTGGCGGCTGTGAGAGCT ACCTAGTCAACTTGTCTCTGAATGACAATGATGGTTCCAGTGGGGCCTCAGACCAGGATACCCTGGCTCCTCTTCCTGGAGCGACCCCCTGGCCCCTGCTGCCTACCTTCTCCTACCAGTACCCAGCCTCCCACCCCTACAGTCCGCAGCCCCCGCCCTACCATGAGCTGTCCTCTTATACCTATGGTGGcggcagtgccagcagccagcacAGTGAAG GGAGCCGGAGCAGTGGGTCAACGAGAAGTGATGGGGGCGCAGGGCGCACAGGGCGGCCTGAGGAAAGGGCCCCTGAGTCCAAGTCTGGCAGTGGCAGTGAGTCGGAGCTCTCCAGCCGGGGAGGCAGCCTTCGTCGGGGCGGGGACTCGGGTGGGGCTGGTGATGGGGCCCCCCCTCCCTCCAGGGGCTCAGCAGGGGGTGCTCCGAATCTCCGCACACTCCCGGGGCTCCACCCCTACGCACCACCCCCTGGCATGGCCCTCCCCTACAATCCCATGATGGTGGTCATGatgcccccgcccccacccccggtCTCCACTGCAGTGCAGCCCCCTGGTGCCCCTCCGGTCAGAGACCTGGGCTCTGTGCCCCCGGAGCTGACGGCCAGCCGCCAGAGCTTCCACATGGCCATGGGCAACCCCAGTGAGTTCTTCGTAGACGTTATGTAG
- the Dvl2 gene encoding segment polarity protein dishevelled homolog DVL-2 isoform X4 — MEGLSLGPNVSSSHENLEPETETESVVSVRRERPRRRDSTAGHRPGGPSRLERHLAGYESSSTLLTSELESTSLGDSDEDDTMSRFSSSTEQSSASRLLKRHRRRRKQRPPRMERTSSFSSVTDSTMSLNIITVTLNMEKYNFLGISIVGQSNERGDGGIYIGSIMKGGAVAADGRIEPGDMLLQVNDMNFENMSNDDAVRVLRDIVHKPGPIVLTVAKCWDPSPQAYFTLPRNEPIQPIDPAAWVSHSAALTGTFPAYPGSSSMSTITSGSSLPDGCEGRGLSVHMDMASVTKAMAAPESGLEVRDRMWLKITIPNAFLGSDVVDWLYHHVEGFPERREARKYASGLLKAGLIRHTVNKITFSEQCYYVFGDLSGGCESYLVNLSLNDNDGSSGASDQDTLAPLPGATPWPLLPTFSYQYPASHPYSPQPPPYHELSSYTYGGGSASSQHSEGSRSSGSTRSDGGAGRTGRPEERAPESKSGSGSESELSSRGGSLRRGGDSGGAGDGAPPPSRGSAGGAPNLRTLPGLHPYAPPPGMALPYNPMMVVMMPPPPPPVSTAVQPPGAPPVRDLGSVPPELTASRQSFHMAMGNPSEFFVDVM; from the exons ATGGAAGGGTTGTCTCTTGG CCCTAATGTGTCCAGTAGCCATGAAAATCTAGAGCCTGAGACAGAAACCGAGTCTGTTGTGTCCGTCAGACGGGAACGCCCTCGAAGGAGAGACAGCA CTGCTGGCCATAGGCCTGGTGGCCCCTCGAGGCTAGAGCGCCACCTGGCTGGCTATGAGAGCTCCTCCACCCTCCTGACCAGCGAGCTGGAGAGCACCAGCCTAGGAGACTCAGATGAGGATGACACCATGAGCAG GTTCAGCAGCTCCACGGAGCAGAGCAGTGCTTCCCGCCTCCTCAAGCGCCACCGGAGGCGAAGGAAGCAGCGGCCACCACGGATGGAGAGG ACCTCCTCCTTCAGCAGCGTCACCGACTCCACCATGTCCCTCAACATCATCACAGTCACGCTCAACATGG AGAAATACAACTTCCTGGGCATCTCCATCGTGGGCCAGAGCAATGAGCGGGGTGATGGCGGCATCTACATCGGCTCCATCATGAAGGGCGGCGCTGTGGCTGCCGACGGCCGCATCGAGCCTGGAGACATGCTTCTGCAG GTGAATGACATGAACTTTGAGAACATGAGCAACGACGATGCTGTGCGGGTGCTGAGAGACATCGTTCACAAGCCCGG CCCCATCGTGCTGACCGTGGCCAAGTGTTGGGACCCCTCTCCCCAGGCCTACTTCACCCTGCCCCGAA ATGAACCCATCCAGCCGATTGACCCCGCAGCCTGGGTGTCACACTCCGCCGCGCTGACTGGCACCTTCCCGGCCTACCCAGGCTCTTCTTCTATGAGCACGATCACGTCCGGCTCCTCCCTGCCTGACG GTTGTGAAGGCCGGGGCCTCTCTGTTCACATGGACATGGCCTCTGTCACCAAGGCCATGGCCGCGCCAGAGTCTGGGCTAGAAGTCCGGGACCGCATGTGGCTCAAGATCACCATCCCAAATGCCTTTCTAG GCTCAGACGTGGTCGACTGGCTGTACCATCACGTGGAAGGGTTTCCCGAGCGCCGGGAGGCCCGGAAGTATGCCAGCGGGCTGCTGAAGGCGGGGCTCATTCGCCACACGGTCAACAAGATCACCTTCTCTGAGCAGTGCTACTATGTCTTCGGGGACCTGAGTGGCGGCTGTGAGAGCT ACCTAGTCAACTTGTCTCTGAATGACAATGATGGTTCCAGTGGGGCCTCAGACCAGGATACCCTGGCTCCTCTTCCTGGAGCGACCCCCTGGCCCCTGCTGCCTACCTTCTCCTACCAGTACCCAGCCTCCCACCCCTACAGTCCGCAGCCCCCGCCCTACCATGAGCTGTCCTCTTATACCTATGGTGGcggcagtgccagcagccagcacAGTGAAG GGAGCCGGAGCAGTGGGTCAACGAGAAGTGATGGGGGCGCAGGGCGCACAGGGCGGCCTGAGGAAAGGGCCCCTGAGTCCAAGTCTGGCAGTGGCAGTGAGTCGGAGCTCTCCAGCCGGGGAGGCAGCCTTCGTCGGGGCGGGGACTCGGGTGGGGCTGGTGATGGGGCCCCCCCTCCCTCCAGGGGCTCAGCAGGGGGTGCTCCGAATCTCCGCACACTCCCGGGGCTCCACCCCTACGCACCACCCCCTGGCATGGCCCTCCCCTACAATCCCATGATGGTGGTCATGatgcccccgcccccacccccggtCTCCACTGCAGTGCAGCCCCCTGGTGCCCCTCCGGTCAGAGACCTGGGCTCTGTGCCCCCGGAGCTGACGGCCAGCCGCCAGAGCTTCCACATGGCCATGGGCAACCCCAGTGAGTTCTTCGTAGACGTTATGTAG
- the Dvl2 gene encoding segment polarity protein dishevelled homolog DVL-2 isoform X3 has product MEGLSLGPNVSSSHENLEPETETESVVSVRRERPRRRDSSEHGAAGHRPGGPSRLERHLAGYESSSTLLTSELESTSLGDSDEDDTMSRFSSSTEQSSASRLLKRHRRRRKQRPPRMERTSSFSSVTDSTMSLNIITVTLNMEKYNFLGISIVGQSNERGDGGIYIGSIMKGGAVAADGRIEPGDMLLQVNDMNFENMSNDDAVRVLRDIVHKPGPIVLTVAKCWDPSPQAYFTLPRNEPIQPIDPAAWVSHSAALTGTFPAYPGSSSMSTITSGSSLPDGCEGRGLSVHMDMASVTKAMAAPESGLEVRDRMWLKITIPNAFLGSDVVDWLYHHVEGFPERREARKYASGLLKAGLIRHTVNKITFSEQCYYVFGDLSGGCESYLVNLSLNDNDGSSGASDQDTLAPLPGATPWPLLPTFSYQYPASHPYSPQPPPYHELSSYTYGGGSASSQHSEGSRSSGSTRSDGGAGRTGRPEERAPESKSGSGSESELSSRGGSLRRGGDSGGAGDGAPPPSRGSAGGAPNLRTLPGLHPYAPPPGMALPYNPMMVVMMPPPPPPVSTAVQPPGAPPVRDLGSVPPELTASRQSFHMAMGNPSEFFVDVM; this is encoded by the exons ATGGAAGGGTTGTCTCTTGG CCCTAATGTGTCCAGTAGCCATGAAAATCTAGAGCCTGAGACAGAAACCGAGTCTGTTGTGTCCGTCAGACGGGAACGCCCTCGAAGGAGAGACAGCAGTGAGCATGGCG CTGCTGGCCATAGGCCTGGTGGCCCCTCGAGGCTAGAGCGCCACCTGGCTGGCTATGAGAGCTCCTCCACCCTCCTGACCAGCGAGCTGGAGAGCACCAGCCTAGGAGACTCAGATGAGGATGACACCATGAGCAG GTTCAGCAGCTCCACGGAGCAGAGCAGTGCTTCCCGCCTCCTCAAGCGCCACCGGAGGCGAAGGAAGCAGCGGCCACCACGGATGGAGAGG ACCTCCTCCTTCAGCAGCGTCACCGACTCCACCATGTCCCTCAACATCATCACAGTCACGCTCAACATGG AGAAATACAACTTCCTGGGCATCTCCATCGTGGGCCAGAGCAATGAGCGGGGTGATGGCGGCATCTACATCGGCTCCATCATGAAGGGCGGCGCTGTGGCTGCCGACGGCCGCATCGAGCCTGGAGACATGCTTCTGCAG GTGAATGACATGAACTTTGAGAACATGAGCAACGACGATGCTGTGCGGGTGCTGAGAGACATCGTTCACAAGCCCGG CCCCATCGTGCTGACCGTGGCCAAGTGTTGGGACCCCTCTCCCCAGGCCTACTTCACCCTGCCCCGAA ATGAACCCATCCAGCCGATTGACCCCGCAGCCTGGGTGTCACACTCCGCCGCGCTGACTGGCACCTTCCCGGCCTACCCAGGCTCTTCTTCTATGAGCACGATCACGTCCGGCTCCTCCCTGCCTGACG GTTGTGAAGGCCGGGGCCTCTCTGTTCACATGGACATGGCCTCTGTCACCAAGGCCATGGCCGCGCCAGAGTCTGGGCTAGAAGTCCGGGACCGCATGTGGCTCAAGATCACCATCCCAAATGCCTTTCTAG GCTCAGACGTGGTCGACTGGCTGTACCATCACGTGGAAGGGTTTCCCGAGCGCCGGGAGGCCCGGAAGTATGCCAGCGGGCTGCTGAAGGCGGGGCTCATTCGCCACACGGTCAACAAGATCACCTTCTCTGAGCAGTGCTACTATGTCTTCGGGGACCTGAGTGGCGGCTGTGAGAGCT ACCTAGTCAACTTGTCTCTGAATGACAATGATGGTTCCAGTGGGGCCTCAGACCAGGATACCCTGGCTCCTCTTCCTGGAGCGACCCCCTGGCCCCTGCTGCCTACCTTCTCCTACCAGTACCCAGCCTCCCACCCCTACAGTCCGCAGCCCCCGCCCTACCATGAGCTGTCCTCTTATACCTATGGTGGcggcagtgccagcagccagcacAGTGAAG GGAGCCGGAGCAGTGGGTCAACGAGAAGTGATGGGGGCGCAGGGCGCACAGGGCGGCCTGAGGAAAGGGCCCCTGAGTCCAAGTCTGGCAGTGGCAGTGAGTCGGAGCTCTCCAGCCGGGGAGGCAGCCTTCGTCGGGGCGGGGACTCGGGTGGGGCTGGTGATGGGGCCCCCCCTCCCTCCAGGGGCTCAGCAGGGGGTGCTCCGAATCTCCGCACACTCCCGGGGCTCCACCCCTACGCACCACCCCCTGGCATGGCCCTCCCCTACAATCCCATGATGGTGGTCATGatgcccccgcccccacccccggtCTCCACTGCAGTGCAGCCCCCTGGTGCCCCTCCGGTCAGAGACCTGGGCTCTGTGCCCCCGGAGCTGACGGCCAGCCGCCAGAGCTTCCACATGGCCATGGGCAACCCCAGTGAGTTCTTCGTAGACGTTATGTAG